One region of Turicibacter bilis genomic DNA includes:
- a CDS encoding ABC transporter permease, which produces MWDFIVSMMPYALAFTAPMLVTALGGLFSERSGVVNIGLEGLMIVGSFTTALFINQFYAGNDSIIWIGILLGGVAGCAFSLLHAYASINLKADQVISGTAINLLAPAVTIFLARTLTGSQNISIVKGVSRFDAPVLSNIPVIGPLFFSKMYLTTFIVLGLVILTWYIVFKTSFGLRLRACGEHPQAADSMGINVYKMRYIGVLASGFLAGLGGAIIIVTTSNEFNGSVAGLGFLALAALIFGKWNPWSVLFASFFFGFMKTLGQLALINDTLKSLEIPMEFYNALPYVMTLVALMIFSRNIVGPKAAGEPYDKGKR; this is translated from the coding sequence ATGTGGGATTTTATTGTTTCAATGATGCCTTATGCCTTAGCCTTCACAGCACCTATGTTAGTGACGGCATTAGGTGGTTTATTTAGTGAGCGTAGTGGGGTTGTCAACATTGGTCTTGAAGGATTAATGATTGTCGGAAGCTTTACAACAGCCTTATTTATTAATCAATTTTATGCTGGAAATGATTCGATTATTTGGATCGGAATTTTATTAGGAGGAGTGGCCGGTTGTGCCTTCTCATTACTTCATGCCTATGCAAGTATTAATTTAAAGGCCGATCAAGTTATTTCAGGGACAGCCATTAACTTATTAGCACCTGCTGTAACGATCTTCTTAGCTCGTACGTTAACAGGATCACAAAATATTAGTATCGTTAAAGGTGTTTCTCGCTTTGATGCGCCAGTTTTATCTAATATTCCTGTCATTGGGCCATTATTCTTTAGTAAAATGTATTTAACAACATTCATCGTTTTAGGATTAGTTATCTTAACATGGTATATTGTTTTTAAAACATCATTTGGTTTACGTTTACGTGCTTGTGGGGAGCATCCTCAAGCAGCCGATTCAATGGGAATCAATGTTTATAAAATGCGTTACATTGGTGTATTAGCTTCAGGATTCTTAGCCGGTCTTGGAGGAGCAATTATTATTGTTACGACATCGAATGAGTTTAATGGATCAGTAGCCGGTCTTGGATTCTTAGCATTAGCCGCTTTAATCTTCGGTAAATGGAATCCATGGTCAGTTTTATTTGCTTCATTCTTCTTCGGATTTATGAAGACATTAGGACAATTAGCTTTAATTAACGATACATTAAAATCACTTGAAATTCCAATGGAATTCTATAATGCGTTACCATATGTGATGACACTTGTTGCCTTAATGATTTTTAGTCGCAACATTGTTGGACCAAAAGCAGCGGGTGAGCCATACGATAAAGGAAAACGTTAA